ACATTAGACATGGATGGTAACatgattcaaataaataaactacAACAATATAATCTCCTAATATTTATCTCACAACAATTCACCCAACCATAAAGCCACAAATTGGGGACTTGAGGGTTCATGGGTTTTTAGAGGAAATTCAACATCAAAACAATACAAATTCCTAAATTAATACATAATTCAAGTAAATCGATTGATCACGTtcataattatgtaatatttaactTACATCAATCAATATACACACTTAAGAttcattttgagaaaataagGGAAATACATGGGTTCTTGAGgaattcaacttgaaataattttaaattatcaatatatccataaaaacataattcaatcaattaaAGAGAATTTGAAAGTAATCCATGAGATCGAAGTCAAACCCTAACTTTTAGTTTTCAAGTTTTAAAATTAAGGGTTTTGGAAGGGCTCTATGGGTAAAGGCTACCCATAGATGAAAAGCTACCGTACCTTAATTCAGACTCACCATGAATTTGGGAAGAAAAAGTTAGATTCTTCAATCCTAGCTTCTCctttcatcatcttcttcttccttgAAATTCTAGAGGGaagattttaggaaaaattagttATGGATTTTGGTCTTTGGATTTATGAGGTGTAAGGATTAGTTAATGAATTGAAAACACTTATATAAGtatattaaaacaataaaatgaccccacatcaaataaaataaaaaggaagttACCAAAAAGTCCCTAGCATTGGCCGAAAGGGGGCAGCCCCACGGACTGTGGTTGGGTCTGCGGTACATGCTGCAGGTCTGTGGTTCATAGCCTGCATCTCCTCACCTTGTCCCTTGACCCACGACACCCAACCATGAGGCATGGGTCCACCTATCGGCCATAGGTGCCATCCGTAGGTGTGTCTTTTTTGGCGATTTTTGGGTGAACTTTTAGGGtgcttctcaaggacccttggttggttcTTAAGAAATCATACCTTGACgtttaaatcctaaacccttCATTCTAAGTACGATAATCCATTTTACAATTCTAACCCACACACCAAACTCTAAAACTCTTACGTACAACTCTAGTTTCACCTACTAGTTTTGGGTGTTACATGAAAATCCATTGAAGGATGCAAAAATCAGATTAATAACccaaaaatgtcattatatCGGAAAGTAGAGACCCAGTATGTTATAGTATTTTGAATCTATTTctatgtgtttttctttgttaattgttgtTTAGGAATGATTGTTTGTGTAACTCATCTTCAATTCAACTTTAGTACGTAGTAATACATTTTTAGTTCAACTTTAGAAAAACAACTTAGACTTGTTCAAGAATACCTATTTTGGTCACTTCAATATTGTCTATTGTCTAGTTGAAGCTTCTCTTTATTCTGCTTATATAGTATGCCTCTTTTCTTAATGACCTTAACAACTGCACCAAGATTTTTTTGTGGTAAATTCCTAATACCTCTATTAAGTTTCGGGATATTTTTAGTCGTCATGTCCCTCTTATTCGAGGACTTTTTCTTTCTCGGATTGATTAGTTGTTTAGGTAATTGACCTACACCTTTCTGAAATTCTTCGATGAAGGATATGTCTAAGTATTTGATACTCATCGAGAAAGTGAGTATCTCTATTAGTGACTATGGGCAAGTCTATCCGTTCCTATTAAGGGGAACCCCTTTGttcttgttattatttgattttttttactgaTTCTAGTCAATAGTCCCAAGAAAATATTCAGAGTTATTGTAACCTTACGTATCCTCTTGTCCATCTGTAAAATTCCACAAACTGTGGGGTGGTAATTAGGACTAGATGCCCGATCGATCACATAACCAGTAAAGTGTGAATATCTATAAGATATTTTAGGAGAATGAGAATTCAAAATTGTTGTTACCACTGTAAAAGGAAGTCTCCTTAACTTCAATCTTCTTTACAATTCTCCTAACTTCGTCTAGCTCGCCTTCTAACTTACTCTGGACTTTTACTCATTAAAAATTATCGTAACCACCTCTGCACCACTACATTAATAACTGAAATGTCAGTAGTTAGTTAGAAGGGGAGATAGATGAAGTTAGGAGATAAGATTGAAGTGAAAGAAGACTTTACTTTACAATCAACAGACGTCGTCTAATTTTGATTTCTTACTTGACCACCTAGTCCTAATTACCACTTCACAGTTTATAGATTTATATAGAGAGGGAGAAAAGCATCCTTGAGGTGAATCAATTTTACAATAGCTCTGTTACTTTCTTGAGAAAGATAAGCTACCGCctgaaatcaataaaaaattcaaagaataacaaaaattagAGGAAGAACAAAGGGTTTGCCCTCAAAGGTCCTATAAGCCCAAGAGTCgaggaaattttttaaaacaacaatattttagcCACTCCTTAGCaataatttaactatttattaaaaatgacaatattttagtttgttaaaaGATGAGTCATGCATTTATTTTATTCTGATTAATTTGaaagaatacaaataattaataacagaatagataaaatcatggaataaaaaaatttaaaaaaggaaaaattgattttaaatataaatcagTTACGTTTGGAAAGAGTATATGTTGCAATTTTATCTTTTGAGCGTTTTTTTGCCCTGCATTCTTAAGAATTCCAAGAaagtttttgcaaaaaaatagttttgtcTTCCGAATCATTCAATCGATAGTCTTCATAGCTTGTTTGAGTTGACTTCGATATATTCATAAAACAAATGTCTTCAAAATTCATGACTATAATTTCGCCAGTTCCATCGAATTCGAGAAATTTTGACATcaagtatttttgtttttgttgattattttatttgtttggaTAATATATTCGTATATcaggtatttttatttttcttaattattttgaatcgGTGAAATCTTTGTATggtttaatatttttagttctttaaaaatgttttgTATCCATTATGTTTAATGTTAATAGTAACAATATGAGATTTTCGTATCCCATTAGTTCCTCGatgaaattatatgttttatttagttcaaatttttttttttaaaatacaaatattattttgtatcccagtaaattaatgtaaatagTAATCTAAGATATATTGGACATCGTTCAACTAGTGATTAAAATTTGtaaagaaattaagaattgTTTATCGATATTTAATAGGTTATTGGTTAGAGTTTGGTCCAATGATGGactcttttaataaataaaatgaaatataaataataaaacatggatacaaattatttttgaaaatattatcattctgacattttaaataaataatttaaagtattGTTATTTCGACTAATTATGCTAAGTATTATAACTAGATAgctaatttttccaaaattatatatttgcatTTTACATAAATCCCacatttttaatatgaaattacaatttatcactctttagtttataaaatcacttaaaaataacataaatcgGATATATAATATGTAGCTTGGATATATTAAAGAGTATCTCgaatatattatataacatAAACTGGATACATAATATGTTGCTCGAATATATTAAAGAGTATCTCGAATACATTATAACACAAACTGAacacataatatgtagctcgaatacattaaaactagttcggatacataatatatagcttgattacattaaaaaattagttcggataattataaaataaatcatatacataatatatagcttagatacattaaatattggctcagatacattaaagaaataagaaCTTTTAGAAACTTTTTTAGAAATAGAAGgtaatattgaaaataagaaaaacgtAAGATGTGTATTTCAGTAATTTCCGCTTATATTTTTGACTATATGCAGCCCAACAAAAGTAGCCCACTGGGCTTCATAATCCATATGTTTTGAATCTCCAACAAATTATGTTAAGCCCAAGTTCACCTTAGGGTAAAGTTCATATTAAACAAAGATCATACTAGTTAAAATTTGTAAATAGTAAAGATTTAGAGTAGTTTTTGATAGTAATTTCTAGTTTATACTctcacatataaatatatatatatatatatatatttacacatAGATATGTTTCAATTCATAAtctaataaaatatcaaaatatttgagCCTAAAAGTAAATATCTATAAATATGGAGACttcttgaattatacatatttcttgaaaaaacaaTTTCAGAAAATACCATTTACtacattcataattttttaaaagataatctTAATAgctataatatgaaaaaaaaagaaagaataaagaaGAAACTTTCATTCTACAAACaaacatgaaaattataaattaaatgagttcttgaatttttaagatcaatatttattttttaaaaatactcttTAATTTGTCACTTTCAAATGAAATTCCCTATCAAAAGTCCACTTTAAATCACATCAAtgaaataaaactttaaaatgaTTAATCATATAGAAGTAATTTCTTGATCCATCACTATAAAGAATTTACCCTTGACTTTTTTGTACTATGCATTGTCACACACAAAGAATTTACtcttgtcttttgtgaattgtaCATTGAATCAAAgattaatcataattaaagtttaaataatttcaaaattagttaaataaaatCCTTGATTTTTGAACACTAGCTACTAAGAAATTAAgcaaaatgtttttaaattcatattttatttttaaatttcaatatttcttttatccTATTCTGTTCCTTGTATCCAACACTTCCCatccttaaatttttttaataaaagctACCCCTACCCCAAAACCACCCCCTTctccaaacaaaaaataaaattttaaaaattatttttgaaatatatttcaaatttttagtttttttttcaccTCAACCAATCCCGACTATCCCTACCCCTTCCtcctccccccccccacacacacaaaaaaaaaaatgtttcgataaaaaactttaagcttttaaaatttcattttttacctCACCTCATACCCTAATCCTACGACCCCCACCCCCactcttcaatttattttaaaaaaattaaaaaatttttaaaaaatattttaaattttaaaaaaatttaaaacatttttcagaATATGACTTTAGTCATACCAAACCACTTACTGAATTGTCGTTTTCATTTGTAAATTTCATTACAACTTGTAAatatatttgagaaaaataacatgtaagaacatgtttaaattaatttattttaaagtagtTTATGATTtatggattaaaaaaaattgaatacttattttaagttaaataataaaaataaaaataaaaattgtaagtTCTAAATCATGCTTGTCAAATTTAATTCATAGAtcacattcatcgagttcatttaTTAATGGCATTTCAATAACTAATATGCTTGTTTTAACTGTAcaactcaaatttaaattattcttaattaaatttttttgataattaagaTACGAAGCTTGTAAAatgaaaatagttaaaatatatttttgatctAATCTTTTTTTAGAGTTGAGTGTCCATCGAAAACATCCTCTTTATCCCGTAAATATATCATTTACCATTATGACTAAACTTTGGTAGCAATATTAATTTAACACTTCTACTTGAATAATTATCACTTCCATTTATAAATATGAGCTGGTGAACAATATTCTATTTGgaataattattgttatatttgcaataaaaaattaacaGCTTAAGATGTTTAATCTTAAGAAGCCACTAATTAATTAGGAATTATTTGCAAATTATAAGAGAGTGATAGTAAATTACCAATTAATTTAGATTCAAAATTAGAGAAGAGCCACCCAATATGTTACCTCATTTAACAAATTGATCAAAATGACTTAATTAGTGCATAAAAATGGATTAGTAGGAATTAAGTGGGGTTAGTGCATATGCTTGTTTTAAATGTACAGCTAATTATCTAATCAAATTagaattaaaattgattaaatcttTTTTCATAGTTAAGgtataaaactcaaaaaatcaTAACTATTTAGATGTATAATTTTACCATTAATtaactcttcttcttttctttttttcaaaaaaaaaatcgaaagtTCATTGAAAACATCCTCTTTaatctcataaaaataaaaataaaatttatacatataataaataCTCTCTCTAAATATCACTCGTAAAATTACactgataaattaattttatttatatattagttCACACATTCGTGTTCATTTAGAATTCACCCCTTTTTGTTGACATgtatttgagttgtaataaattgaatttatagttttaaaaaataacaaatcttCTCACATGGAGAAAGAAGCCAATAAATAAAACTAACTTCCATAGAAAGCTTTATTCattctttacctttttttttttggtgccttttgatatttttaattttttaattcgaTATTTGATATTCGTATTGAATAACTGTGTGATTAGAGCATTTCGGACAAATACAAAGACATTTACCtatactttatatttatatttaaaaaatatgaatatatatttaacaacAAACACAATAACTAAGAGGAGCGTCTATGACTATGAGATTAGTGACTAACTTAGACCgtaattcataaattttgaattctggCTCATTTTGTGGTATTGTGCTTAACTAATTTTAAATCCATGCTAATACGTCTTACATTAAAATAAAGCAACTTCATAATCAAGACACGAATACAATATCTGTAATTAAAAGAGAAGTACTTATCATTCTATCATAAACTTAATTTTACGTAGTGTTATACCGTTTTGAAGTGAAATAACGAGATGATAGCTGCCTAAGGCCCTTGAGCGTAGGTGTGCGACCCAAGTTTGGGTCTAGGCTACATCATTTTCGATTTTAGCTGATAATTTAAAAAGACCTTAAAAAGTATAGGtgacaagttataaatattcaACCTAACGTACGTAAAGTGATGCCCAAGTCATCGGTTCACGAAATACACGAGCTATGAAATAGTTATattatctaaatttatatttatctttggGTCTAGAttacattttttcaattttagctAACAATTTAAAAAGGATTTAAAAAGTATAGGtgacaagttataaatatacaaCCTAACGTACGTAAAGTGATATTTAAATCGTTCGTTTACGAATACACAAGCTATAAAATAGctatgttatttaatttatatttatatattagtattacttatttatcttcaaatttttaatctgctttcaactataaatatattattaacatAGTAAGTAATTTAAAACCCTAAaagatcaaaacaaaaaatgaaaggaCAAGGAAATTAGAGCctcaaacaaaaaacaaaaacaaaaacatgagTGACACATTAAAAGCACATTATTAGTATTTATAATTAGTTGGATAATAGTATCATTAAGCATTATGAGCAGTGCTGTTGAATGTGTGATTATAATTAGGAAAATATTATTAGTGCCACAGCTGTAATAATCAACTAGCTTAATTAAATTCTTATGACATTAATACGTGTcttgtataaaaaaaacttctttttgCATATATATCAATGGGACGattgaaatttctttatttttaattaaaaaatttaaaatatgaaatttcagTGGAATGTTAATCGGAAAAACTTTTGACAAGCCAATTGATAATTTTGCTAAGAAATTTTCGTCATTTTTCAATAAtagataaaattcataaataatcaCTTTAATCTCTTGAACTCGCATTATCacgaaattttaaatttttataaatgaattttaagATATTATTAGGAAATTTCACATGTGAAATTTAAAACGCCACAATAAtgactatttttattaaaaaaaatagtgtccAAATATAGCTAGTGGATATTTTGTCAAGAATTTCTTGATTGCAATTTTTTCTTCGacagataaaaattaattttagaaattatagttattattagtTAAGTAACCATATAAGAAATCTTcttgttttaaatattataaacaaTTTCACTTTTACAATGACTTAGTTATATCTATAAATAATACCTTTTAAATGGtccaatattataaaatttttacattatatataaattaaactcTAATGCGATTTTTATAAAATCCCTAAttacttccttttctttttaatgtatattttctttttccaccaaaataattgttattttaacaaaaatcatatccattaaaaaaataataaatataatgtgcacttaactaaattattttctttaatgggataatgcccaagtaccccctcaacctatgtccaaaATTctagagatacacttatactataattaggtcctattaaccccctgaacttattttataagtagttTTCTACCCCCTTtcagcctacgtgacactagtttgaaaaaaaaaagtcaaccatcattggaTCCACAAGATAGtaccacgtaggccgaaaaagagaagaaaattatttaaaaaataagttcaggggtaataggaccttagtatattataagtgtgtctctgagatttcaagcataggttgagggggtacttgtgcgtTATCCCTTCTTTAATAAATACTTCTCGAAAATTTAAACATTATCAACAAATAATACAAGAATATAGGTGAAGAACAAACTAATCATATTTTTtgcttcttccttttttttcccGATACGTCTCTCTATCGTTGTTTGATCATactaaaattatgtatttacttattatattattactccTGCTCGATagttttttaaatagtttttttaattaaactaatcttattttaaaacgAAATGGTGGGTAAATCTACAggaaaatcaataataatagtagttagaaaatttttgatagaaaaataattaaatgggACCATATcttacataataaaaaaatagaagtagCCATCACTATTTACAATTTACAAATACACCTTTCATGGTTGTCTCTTTCTTAAATACTAGAAAATGATGATTTTCCTAGCGTAACAGACTCTTATTTGTCTGATTAAAAAAGTTAATTAGCGGAATTAGAGTATTCGTTACGGATTTAActgaatataatattattattttaaattttgtatttttttcataaaaattcatGACATGTGTAGATATTATTAACTTAAAAtgtagtaatttaaaaaaaatactataaaaattcaaaatacgTAAGCTTTAAATCTCGACTCCGATTCTGTAAATAAGTTACTAATGAGGGTTTTTTTGGTATCTTAATTCTTAGTTTTCAACTTCTAAATATAATGACTAATTAGACAACTCATAAGTtggatttttttctaaaaatattcttGTATTGAGATAAGtgcttgtattttttatttttttcgtaaATCATTATCGCCTAAACTGAttcagaattttaaatttataattttcaaattttaaaaaaatgcagtATAGTGGATGTCAAATAAAATTCagtcattttttcaaaaacacataggatttacatatatatagagagaaaatGTTTAACTTCTATATATTAACCACATATGAATCGATGTAAAATTGTTATGTATTCATACAAATTAGTAAATTAGCCAAATTCCTATACATTTCATGATAAATTTTGCATACACTTTACTATAGTTTAAATACAATTTACTATAGACCATAGCTTGTAACTATAGGGTTAATTAAAGTGCTTGATTTTACTATAATATTCTTGATAATGATTGCATGTATGATGCTCTAGcacaatttatatttaaaaaaataaggaaattttttcaaaaagccAATCTTATTGCTAATGGtacaattaaagaaaaataaataaaaaatcaatatagtgaaagaagaaaagatgaaTTAAAGCACTTCCATTTGGACCCCATATCATGTCTCCTTAGTGCCCCCatgattaatttgatttatttccaaatttttttctccACTATACACACTTCTTCTTCTCTCATCTCTtcatttataacatttttatagatcaaaaaaattcacaaaaaaaaaagaagtttcatTTCACCTAGTGTTTATATTACTACATCAAACTATGATGTCAAGTGAGAAAATAAGAGAAGTAGGAGAAGGATCATCATCAAGTGGTGGTGCTATTAGTATTATAGCAACCCCTCTTAACAATCATCATCGTcagtcatcatcatcatcgttatCAACACTAGCACCAACACCAGCATCATCATCAGCACCGCAGTTAAGTCGATACGAGTCGCAGAAACGTCGCGACTGGAACACGTTCGGCCAGTACTTAAAAAATCAACGACCGCCTATATCGTTACCTCAGTGTAACTACAATCACGTGTTAGATTTTCTCCGATACCTCGATCAATTCGGAAAGACTAAGGTTCACTTACATGGTTGCCTATTTTTCGGGCAACCCGAACCGCCTGGTCCGTGCACGTGTCCATTAAGACAAGCATGGGGAAGCCTAGATGCCCTAATTGGTAGACTTAGGGCAGCCTATGAAGAAAATGGTGGTTTGCAAGAAACTAACCCTTTTGCAAGTGGCGCTATACGTGTCTATTTAAGAGAAGTGAGAGATTCACAAGCAAAAGCAAGAGGAATtccatataagaaaaaaaagaagaaaaagaggcCAAATTTGCAAATTAAGGCTAGTAACAACAATGATGGGGCTACTTCTGCAAATTTTCAGCTACAATCTACTACTTGATTGCTATGGAATAAAGATTGGAATATCAATTTCATCGAGATCGACGATAAAAGAGAAAGGgtaaaattttgagtttttaattataattaataaaagtatttgttttgttatgtgttaattaattaatatagtacttactatacatataattaaatactTTTGAATTATggtgttttaatttttctatgatGCTTGAATTATTGGAATATTGTTGTTGTAGATATTGCGGATTATTATATggacaaaaattttatttaatgagctCGATTTGGAATTTTATCTGAACTCtgaatgtttttttattatcttttggCTATGCTTTTACTGTTCGTATTCGTGCTAAAAATTGTTAGACTCGAATCGAATTTACTCAATAAAACCCTAGCTAAAACTAGAGTTTGAAAACCCTAAATTACATAGCTTGTTCTTAGTTTTAAGTTATGAAAAATTGGCTGATCAGtaagaatatatattattaaaaataagagaaaaaatggATTCTTATTTTGGGCactatcaattttttatttatgataatcCTCTCTCTAGAAATGTATATCCTTgtgctttttattttataaaaaaaaaattgtgatatcATTTGGGATTCTACTATTAATTAGTTGGTGCCATTGAGCATAATTTAGAAGATTAAATTAAGGTCACGTAGCTATATAGTATAATTCTTgtgtatatagaaaataaaaatagagtctATCATAGTATGAGGAAGTAATATTTTGATCGTAACTGATAAATTAGTTGTTGTCATACGATCAAGAGGTCACGAGTTTGAATTCATATGAAAATAGCCTCTtgtaaaaaagtaaaatcagaCTGTACATGAGTATAATAGATCCTTGTCATTTGACTCTTTTTTAAACACCGCGTATAATCAAAGCTTAGTAAACCGAGTTTTCTATCATAAATGTCAAACAACATAATATGAATTCCTTTGGAAGATGTTCAAGAAcaagaaataattaatcacTTCCCTTTTTGTAAAATATTCCAAGTTATTATAAAATGTAGTTGTTTTCACAATATTATAaaattctttaatattattggTGTATAGatgttatttatttgaattattattgcTAGCCAGGATTCAAAATTTCAAGAGTGTTAAGAGAATTAAAATAATcttgttaaattaaaatctaCTTTTGCTGATGATGATCCctcatatatttatgtataccATGTATTTTGCAAAGAAATACTTCAACCTAGAAATCAAGTTTAGGTTCAAGGTTTGAGTCAAAACGACCTTCCTCATTCCACGTCATGATATGATCGTTTTATCAGTCTAAAAGTTTAAACCGTCAAAGAAAGGAAATAacacatttattaattttatatttacatcaacatatcatccaccaCCCTCCATTTTCCTCTTGCTTCCATCCTATTATACCATATATATTGCCCCAATCAATTTAAATTCGCATCAGAAAATTTTATGTAATGATTAAACTTGATTTGAAATCTTTGATTAAATACGAAAAAACTCAACCTTCGATAAAATATTATCTCATGTTCTAATAACAACTAACTAACGAAGGatgttgttatttttcttcacaCCTTTATTGACATATGAAAGTTATATACATTTGATGTGATTAGCAATAAGTTGAAATAATATGTGAAGTTATCTAGGGCCCACTTCATAAATAAACTTCTTTATTAAGCAAACCTCAATATTTAGGGTAAGAACTATCACCATAAATCTCTAGCTatgaatagaaaaagaaaattcaaa
The sequence above is a segment of the Solanum lycopersicum chromosome 10, SLM_r2.1 genome. Coding sequences within it:
- the LOC101260873 gene encoding protein LIGHT-DEPENDENT SHORT HYPOCOTYLS 10-like; translation: MMSSEKIREVGEGSSSSGGAISIIATPLNNHHRQSSSSSLSTLAPTPASSSAPQLSRYESQKRRDWNTFGQYLKNQRPPISLPQCNYNHVLDFLRYLDQFGKTKVHLHGCLFFGQPEPPGPCTCPLRQAWGSLDALIGRLRAAYEENGGLQETNPFASGAIRVYLREVRDSQAKARGIPYKKKKKKKRPNLQIKASNNNDGATSANFQLQSTT